In the Salvia miltiorrhiza cultivar Shanhuang (shh) chromosome 8, IMPLAD_Smil_shh, whole genome shotgun sequence genome, TTCTGACAATGTCAACAAGATATTGGTAGGAAACAAAGCTGACATGGATGAAAGCAAGAGGGTATTTTCCTGTCTTAACTTTGTTTTAGCAAATTTTTTTGGATAGTTATGTGTTGCTTGTGGTTTTAGGCTAGCTTGCAGACATAGGTCAATCTTATGTTTTACTTGTCATCTCACCGAGTTAGTACAaactattttttcaaattatattttcatgatTATTAAGTTAATGCAGATAGTATATTATTTTTTGGAAAATAAGTTTTACGAATAGGGTTTTGCTGATGAGTTGGTTAAAAAAGAGTTGTTCATCCTATTGTCGGACTGGCACTGACTTTTTTCAAGAATTAAAGAAACATTATGGAACCATTTCCCAATATAAGAATCATGCTACCATCTCTTATTCCGATGCCGCAAGATATCTTTGAAATGGTCAAAAATAGGAGCCTTAGGCAGCCTGGTTTTCCaagttataaataaaaaagcTGCATATGACAACAATTAGCTCTAGCTGAATTTGCCTTACATCCCGGATTAGAAACACTGGCTCTAAAGTATTGGATTTACTCGCttttcaaaaaagaaatttaatccTCAAGAAGAGATCAAAAGGAAAATGATGGGATTGTATGTAGCAGCAGACCATCAAGGTTTTGAGATATTGCAATCAGAAAGGCCTCAGTTCCAATATGAAAAGATCTTTCAGTTCACCAATTTTATTCTTAAAGGAGATATCAAAGTTAAGGTTAAAAGAAATGCACAATGTGGATTCAAGCTGGTCTTGCTTTTacctttctctttcttcttttcttgaCTCTGGAAATGTCTGGAATAAATTTCAATTGTTTACTTCTGTTTAGGCTGTTTCAACCGCCAAGGGTCAAGCATTGGCAGATGAGTACGGGATAAAATTCTTTGAAACCGTGAGTACTCTGAGAATTCTCCATAAGCAGACACAGTTAATGTATGTGCAATTTAAAGGGTATATCTTTCTGCAGAGCGCTAAAACCAATCACAATGTGGAAGAAGTTTTCTTCTCTATAGCTAGGGACATAAAGCAAAGGCTTTCAGAGTCGGAGAGCAAATCAGAGGTAAACTTGAAGGTTTTACCTGGCACGATTTTAAGATGTAACTCGTTTAGTCAGGTCCCTTGTTGATGAAGTGCATGTGTTTTTTAGCAACCGTCAACGATCAAGATGAATCAGCCGGATGCAGCTGGTGGAGGTGGGCAAGCTGCACCCAAGTCAGCTTGCTGTGGTTGAATATGCAAGGTACAAAGGCTGAGGGCAGTTAAGTAGGTGCTACATCTTGAGCTATTGTGGTGAAAATGCATCAGTCCTCAGCAAATTTTTCTGTTTTGGTTATGCATTATTATTAGGGTGGTTTCACTGGAAGAGGTTAAATTGAGTTTTGCTTCAGTTTGCTCCTAGATTTGATTACATCTAGCCGTCACTGCAGACTTCACATTTTCTCTTCATGATTCTGTTTTGACGTTGCATGTTAGATAAAATTCTACAGAGATACTTGGCCTCTGTCTCTCTTCAAGCAAGCAAAAAAGGATCATTAAGTCAGCAATTGTAATCGTTTTTAGTAATCCTTTGTTTTTGTacaagcttctctctctctctctctctcccagcATGAGGATTGCTATTTAGTTGGTCTTCGTTGCAAATGTCCAGAAAGATATGTAATAAACTTGACGGAATAACATGATATTATATTCGTGATATGTTGATATTTGGATAAAAAGATACTAGTAAATTTTATTTGGAATAGCCGAATAGAGAATCTGAAGCAGTCGCAGGGATATatctaatttaattatgtttaaaagTCTTTCATCATCTTTAGACTTTCTGGTGTCGTCATTATATTGAAAATGTTTTCCTACAGATCTTGGGCATACCGTGGCCAGTTATGATTAATGACTTTGGGTAGGGCTGAACTCGTTCTAGTAAGAATTATGGAATTGATTCtacagaaaatgaaaataaaataaaataataataataataataataataataaagaattaTGGATTTTAGTATGTATTGGCAATACTGATATGAGGTACAAATTGAATGAACATTAAGATGTGATGGTATCTTGTGAAAGATGTTCTCATGTGAGAATATGTGGGCATCATATTCAATTAGAATTTAGAATTCATAAATTCTAATTGTGGACCTATGTATTTTCATGTGAGAATGTTCTCACAAGAGATTTtgtcaaataaaatatcatgaaAAAGTAACCATATAACAGAATTCTCTATAAATCAAATGAACTAAGAGGGTAACCAAACATCAATTGAGGAATATAtcagttaatatatatatcagtTTATGACAGTTAATTTTTCCCACCTCGTATTTTCTTTAGGTATAACAATGAAgtgattaaaaatatatatgaattatatgGATATTTATTTCTTGATATAGAAAATACAGTTATGAAGGGCCAAATTCCCAGGTGACCCATCTCACATCACTTCCCCAGTTTGACTCATCGTACAATGTAGAGGACAGAAGTAGGCccatttcataaataaaaaattagcatAATACGAAATTATGAGCAAAAATAATACTTAATCTGAAAACAAACGTGATGAAAAATGATAACAATAACTCACAGTGTTAGCTTGAGCGTTGAGACAGCGACACATCACACTGATGGAGCTACGCCACCACCGCTACCGCTCAGCCTCAAACTCAATGCTGGTTCCCTACGCCCACCGGCAGCTGGCGGTGGTTCCGGCCAGTGCCTCAGGGTCCCGCCTGAGGGTCCCCCGCGGATGGGATGTGGAGGAGGTGCCACGCCCCGACGGCTCCCGCTCTGACAGGGTTCATTTCAATTACTCCCTCTTCTGGCATTGGATGCTTTTCCTGAAATTAATTGTGCATTTTGTTATGAGCATGCAGTACTACTATGAGCCCGGCTCTGGAAGAAGATTCAGGTCCACTAAAGAAGTTGATAGATATCTCAACGGAGAACCTAACTACTCCTTTGGATCCAAGACTGCGATGATCCTGCCTTTTAAGAGGGTAACCAAACATCAATTGTGGAATTCTTCTCTTTAATTTGATTGCCTTGATATATAATTAGTTAATCGCTTGTAATTCTACTCTATTGGTTTCTCCGCAGAGTCGTGGATGTCGATATCGGAGGATGATGGTTTCTGGTGGAAAGGTAAACCACTCCTTCGTAACTGGTAATCCTAAATTCGAAACTTAGTAATCACAAATCAAGTTCTGGATCGATATAGGAACTATTCCTCACCATCACCAACACAACAATTCTACTTCCTGTTTCATactaagtgctcgtttggttcaagtaaaggaatggaaaggaatggaatcaaataaattagtggaatggtaacaataatcattgcttttattgagtgtttggtttaacaatggaaaagAATCATTAGTAtgagattctctttcttttgtttcccctctattttgaggggtaacaaattgagtgattggattaccctcaagtaagggtaatggttaactcattacccaaaccaaacaacaagtaatggattcaattaattgaatccatttccaacctctaaaaacactcaaccaaacgtgggctaaaTGACTAAATGTTTATGGATCTGGATGACTATGGCCTAGTTGATACAAATGCTCAAGAGTTGAGGGATTCAGTTGCTTCCTAGTAAAACTTCATTGCTTAACATACTTTTGCCTAGATAAATGACATTGTATGCAATGCCGTTGCCTACTTTTTTGTATGATGCATCCAACCGATGGTGTTAGTGGGGAAAAAAAGGAATTTTCTTTGTTATTGTATGCTTGTGTGCTAATTAGCTTAATTCCTAGTTTTGATGAAAATGCTGTTACAGTTGCTGAGAGTGGATAATGAAGGAAGCAAGAATCATTTGGCTGTAGTACGGGAAGCCCCCGATATTCTTCCAGATGGTTGGATTGTGGAGGAGGTACCTCGTAAGTATATGAACAACACTGACAAGGTAATGTCATGCTACTTTTCCTTTTTATCTATTTCCCACCTCATATTTGAATCCTATATCAAATAacaattttatttcataaacaTTGCATCATCTTAGGCCACAGTTAACAGAGAAAGTTCCAATTAAAAGTATTTATGTTGTCTATGGTCCAGTAACATGTACCGTGATTGTAGCAGTGCAACTGATGTCTTAGTGCCATTGGGTTTAGCCTAACTTTATTTGTGCATTTGTGTATCATTTCCTTGACTATTACCATTACTCTCTCCCTGTCCTTTCATTCTTATTCTTTAAAGGATTGGAAACTGAAATGACATTGATTGCACTTTGTCGTACAGTATTACTATGAACCTGAGACTGGAGTGAAGTTTCGGTCCCTGGTTGCCATTGAGAGGTATTTGGCAGATTTCGATGAAGATGCCCCATTATCCAAGACATTAGAAGAGATTATGGAAAATAAACCTCTTGCAAAGGCTTTTAAACTGGAAAATCACAAGGTAAGATAATTTGTTATTGTTGAGATGATGGCCATATTTTCCATAGTTGAAAATATCTAATTATTACTTGCTTTGGCCTTCTTAGAGCTCCTCTAGAAGGAAGAAAGACACTTCTCGAGAAAAATCACAAGCCTCATCTTTTATCGAGCCACCAATAAAAGTGACTTGGGTTCTTGCCAGTGCACAAGGGGATTCGTGGAACCCTTTCATCTCTGAGGCATTGGTCCCGGACGCTGTTAAGCAACAATGGACAAACAGATTCATGCTTTTCATGAAGGATGGAACCAGCAATTTTCAGAACTTCCAAGCATAGCGAGGTATATTCACTCCTTCACTGAGATACattcttatccaattaaaaagATTAATCAATCTCTTCATTTTCTAGCAATGTAAAACCAAGAAAAGTGGAGTTATAGTATGGTACTTATGAAAGCACTTACTTAATACCGATATAGAACAGCCTCGATGATCTTAAAAGGGTATAATTCCAGCTGAAATAGCTTGTTTTCAGATTCAGTATGCCTAGTTAACTTAAATCTGTGTCTTGACTGTGCAGTTAAAGATTAGCTGAACAGAGCCCGCCGTCGAGGATTAACAGATGCTAGGACACTGGTTCATCAGTTTGTGTGCAATGTaactgctgctgttgttgttgtaCATCTTTATTTGTTGTCTTGTGCTGATTTGCTGTTCTGCCCATGTATATATTCTTCTCTCTACTGCCACTTTAGTTGTTGTAAGAATGAGCATCTCCAAAACTTTAGATAGTTTGGAGCAATATATGATCAActattttctattttcaatCAGTTCTGATCATTACtcacaacaaaatataaaaatattaaagcctgtaatatttttaaaacaatcTTGATCTTAAAATTTTGAAgtcgttaaaaaaaaaatacttgtcTTGTAGACTGGCTGGCCTACCCCAGTACTCAACAGCTTTATGAATACGATAAAATTGAATCTCTAAataacacccccccccccccctaccTATCAGTATATTGGACTAGAAGGGAAAACTAGTTGCACAAGCAAGATTTTGTTCACTAATGTTAAGCTGCTATCTACCAGAAAAATACATGGACAGTCTGTCCCTCAAAATCAATCCTGCTTTGTCCACAGATTCACAAAACTCCTGCGTGTATCCTTGATCGTGAACAAAAGTCGACGGCAAGTCATCGGAGATGTCGTCTTCCATGTCTATGACGATGTTGTGGAGAATGCAGCATACGAGGATAAACCGAGGCAGCTTATGCCTGTCCGGTCTCCACATTTCACCTTGAATCATCTTCCACACCTCCTTCAACCTCGCCAACGCCCTATCGGCGATAGCTTGAGTTGCGAGGAGCCGCTTATTGAAATCTGCTTCAGCTTTTGAGAGTTCTTTCCCTTGATATGGGGTCACAAGCCAAGGTAGCAACGGGAACCCAAAATCGCCAACTATGTATTCCGTTAGCTCTGTTTCTTCTGACAAATGGGTTGTCTTCCCGTTCAACTTCTCCCCTTTCTGGCATTGTTTGAAGAAACTCGAGCTCTGGAGTATGGAGGAGTCGGTCATCTTCCCCGGCCACCCAGTGACTATGTTACGGAACCTCAGATCAGGGTCGACGATTGCTTGCAGGATCATGCTATGGTTCTGCTTGTGATCAAGCCAAGTGTCGGCTTCCTGGTCAGATGAGGTCAACAGCATGGTTATATGAGTAGTGTCGATTGCGCCACAGCAATTTGGAAGGCCTCGGATTTTCTCAAACTTCTGTTTTATCTGTGTCATCTCCGATTCTGCTGAGGGCCACTGGAGGTGGTGAAGACCCTTCTCTTCGATGGCCTCCACGAAGCGCCATGTCACTTGCGAGACAGTCGAGTGGTGTGCCCCGAATGAGTCCCCAATTGAAATCAACGAGTTTCCAGACCCAAGCCTTACCAGTGCTAAGGCAACCTGGTCGTTTAACGTCATTGGCTTACCATTTGTGAATGCAAAATGTGTCTTAGCCATCATATGCTCTTTTACTAGGGAACATATATAGTCAAAAGTTTTTCTTGACACCTTGAAAGTAGATCTGAAGTTGTCTAATATCTGTGAAGACGACGGACTACCTGCAGATTGACAGAGAAACATCAATCTAAGAAGATATATGAAACAGCTTCATAAAGCATGAAGTTTTCAGGAAGTTAGGATAATTCAACAAAGTTGAGGTGCTTAAATCTGAGCCTTATTAGTGCTAAATGATAGAAAAATCCTCAGTAATAATATGACAAACTTGCTAGAACTTTATAGTGCTGAAGTACCCTATAAactcagtatatatatatagtggcaCAAGCACGTGCAGCAAATAGAGTGAAAAGATAATAACTCAGAAAGTTTGTTTTTCTACACACAGTCGATTTCGTTGTAGATGCTACGACAGACGCTCAATCACTTGCAAATCACCCTGATGATACAGCTCTTCAACCACAAAGATGACCCCAAAAACTGATTAAACAGTCTTGACAGTATATTCCTTATTGTCTGCTAAAAAAGCTTTCAGATCACTGCTGATTGCGAATTCCGTATCTTGACATGTAATCACTGCAGAAGGTCCTCAAGTCTTCCTCTTCTAATTATTTGACTTTATAATGTTTTCGTCATACATTTGAACATATCTATTATGCTGGCTATTTTGCAACATCTTCAAACAATAATTTATTCATGGTATAATTCAATGTGCTTCGTCTCTATAAAGACCATGTGAATGAGAGAGAGGTACACACCATTTGTATCACAAAATTACAGTCTACGGCCGCAGGATATGATCCCTTGCCCGCAACCATATGCTCTTCTTTTCCTGAATAATCATTCCTTCTAGATGATTGTGCAACATATTCAGATGGAAATGGAACTTCAACTGGATAATCATTCTAATTAATCGTGTCCAGTTATCTAAGTTGCAATGGGTCTGGGGCCAATCAGTCTAAGAATTTAAACACAGCTCCATTCATCTCTAGCAGATGTCAATTTTCACCCAATTAACCCTGAGTGAAGCTTAGAGAAAAAGACACTTGAATTAACCCTGAGTAAAGATTATTACTCAATAGTTTTTCTAGCCTtcaaatgaaaatgaaattagCATAAGAAATTAAGAACTAGCAAATCCTTGTTCAAAAGCAATATTGCTGCTTCTTTGATAACACAAAGATCTGGAACTATGATATGTTGATATATTTTAATGCTGTTACATTCACatctatataaaatttaaacCCTCAAATCATTGTAACCTTCTTTGGTATAAAGTTAACACATTCTGCCAAAGCTCAATATGCCAATATGTATTATCATTTCCATAAAGGAAGTAGACATGCAAACAATTCTACATCATGCTGTGGTATTCTTGAAGAAGTAAAAAAATCTCATAACAGGAGTATGAAGCAAAAATTTAGGTAGCTCACTTGAAGTCCAGAACATGATTATCTGCAGCTTGAAGGGCAGAAGATTTTCACAGAGGTCAACTCTATTTCATTATAATGCACAACGATACAAATGCAGATATGTTCATGAGAATGACATAGATATATTAATCTCATATATGGGCAAGCACTGCATGTGCAAGCCAtatagaataaaaaaatatcatctcTGTAATATTACAGCATTTTCAATTTCATGTTGATGTCAATAACATCATTCAAAACCTCCAAAATAAGAATGGACGTGAAGGTCAAAGATGAAAGCTTATTGCCACCTGGTGAGCTTATCATGACTCCTCCTACCAACACCATTACAGTCACTTTGCAAACTGCTAAATCATGTACATTGAAAGTAACCTATTCATAGGACAGGCCAGTATTCATCATAATCCTACAATGATACTATCAGATATTGCTAAAGAGTTTTTCAACTAATGCTTTAGCTTACACTACCTATGAATTAGGAATGTAGTTTCTGGAGATTTCCTGTAAGTCTGAATGACTTAGTTAGTTTAAATCTAATGCATAATATGAGTAAGAAAATGTAATCTTAACACAAGGATTTCTGTAAGTAATATGTTTCACTGGAAGAAAACGGAATTCTTTCAAGAAATGGTGACCAATTATATCCATTTATGCACCTAGATTCTACACTTTACATAAAGAGAATGTCGAAGAAGACAATCATAATAATGACAATGGAGAGATGTAAAAGGGCAAGTGCTAAATTATAACTAAACACTGTGCTGCACTACGTTGAGGACAGTCTGATAAAATCTTCAATTCACCCTTAAATCAAATTATGAAAAGGGGGAGAAACAAGGAATTTTACTTGAGACCATAGCATCTCTTGGAAACTCAGACTCTGGAAAAAGAACCATGAAATCAATTTCCTATTTATCTTGGGTTGATTATGAAATAACAAACCAGAACAACATTGCATTTTCTACTGTCATTGTGTAAAATCAGTATGCTGAGTGTTAGTATTGATGAATAGTCAAATGCAGATCCTACCTGAATATATTAACCTGTAATTGCCAAAGAGAAAAGCCATAATCCAAAATGGAGATGAgcagaaagaaaataaataaataaataaataagtacatACTTCTGTATGTGTGCACACACACAACAACAGCAAAAATTGTGTCATGATGATAAGCAAATCTAATTACAAAAAAGAAACTGGCATTGTAAcataaatcaataaaatgtaccaagataaaaaaatttataattgtaaTATGAAATCAACTgccaagaaaattgaaaaaataaacttttaaaaattaCCGGCAATTGTCTTTAACAAAACTTCCCACCACTCTGTACAGCCCTCCTCCGAAGACCCTGAGATCAAAGAGTTTTCTTCAGCTTTCTTCtctattttccttttctttttattccCTCTCACTGGCCCCATCAGTGCAAATTGAATGAAAGCCTCACTAAGGTCAAAAATGGTCAAATCAAAAGAATTAGTTGTTATAATTCACATACAATTCATATCATCTCTAACAAAGAAAAACTGAATGTCATCTCCAGATAATATATAGATGTAAATTGTGAATGGATCTGCATGCACAGGTGATAAGTAACAGAAGTCAATAGGTGTACATTTTAATTTGTTTGTCTTAAAGATTCAGTAGCATTTACTAACTGAAAATGTTTTGAGTCGGAGCCACTGATGCTTCATATGGAAGCTATGAGAAAAGACACTGATTTACCAcatttgagaaagagagagagctaACATAATGGATATGCTTAACAAGAAACATTATCTGATAACTAACACATATTCAGTTACCTTGGCATGCTATAATTAGGAAACTGAAGAACTGGACAAAAAATAACATAAggtcataaaataaatttatactaGTAGATTGCATGAATGCAATAATCTGAAATATCAATTTCAAACTCAAAGAAGCAAAAATGGAGATTCAACTAATAGACGAAGACAAATCCACAATTATAAGATAAACCTATACTCATCCGAATTATTTCATTTAGAAAATGGAAATTAATCAGCTGCAAAATTTGACCACAAGCAGTCGATTGCAAATATGCAAGTCAAGCTTACAACGACTGTAAATCGGCATTCCAAAATGCAATGCGCACAAAAATTTCGATACTTCTCGGCGCGGCAGGAAGCAAGAAACAGAAGATCATGAATTACCAAAATTGCAGCTCTAATACGCTACCTGACTGCAGCCAGAGACTCTTCTAATTATATAACCGTACAATAAAACGTGACTCATTTAGCTACATCTCTGACTGAGACTACTTCCATTATCAATTTTCTTCTTCTGTTTTTTCTCCTAAGCAATAGTCACCAATCAAACACATTTCGCATTCGCAACCGCAGAAACTAAGCAGTaaaatattgtcatttgatCATTTCATTAGAAGAGAAATAATTTGAAGATTCAGCGAAAATTAGAGTAGCAAAAGTCCATCTCTTTGGCTCATAGACAAAAGCAGCCGTAAAAAACACACTATTCAACAAACAACATAGCACACGTATTCAAGTGGAGAACATGAGACCAGATGAATGAATTAGGTACCTCAGGAAATTGTTTGCAGCCGCTTCTGTTGTGTTGTTTGCGTTCAGCGccaaaagaatatatatatatatgtagagagagagagagagtattcaGAGAGAGCTCGTTGGTTTGGGTCTTCCTTCTTAAGAATGCTTTTTCGTTGAGTCTTTTTTATGTAAGAAGGCTTTTTATATTGGCGGAACAGTT is a window encoding:
- the LOC131000761 gene encoding methyl-CpG-binding domain-containing protein 7 — protein: MELRHHRYRSASNSMLVPYAHRQLAVVPASASGSRLRVPRGWDVEEVPRPDGSRSDRYYYEPGSGRRFRSTKEVDRYLNGEPNYSFGSKTAMILPFKRSRGCRYRRMMVSGGKLLRVDNEGSKNHLAVVREAPDILPDGWIVEEVPRKYMNNTDKYYYEPETGVKFRSLVAIERYLADFDEDAPLSKTLEEIMENKPLAKAFKLENHKSSSRRKKDTSREKSQASSFIEPPIKVTWVLASAQGDSWNPFISEALVPDAVKQQWTNRFMLFMKDGTSNFQNFQA
- the LOC131000759 gene encoding protein ALP1-like; the protein is MGPVRGNKKKRKIEKKAEENSLISGSSEEGCTEWWEVLLKTIAGSPSSSQILDNFRSTFKVSRKTFDYICSLVKEHMMAKTHFAFTNGKPMTLNDQVALALVRLGSGNSLISIGDSFGAHHSTVSQVTWRFVEAIEEKGLHHLQWPSAESEMTQIKQKFEKIRGLPNCCGAIDTTHITMLLTSSDQEADTWLDHKQNHSMILQAIVDPDLRFRNIVTGWPGKMTDSSILQSSSFFKQCQKGEKLNGKTTHLSEETELTEYIVGDFGFPLLPWLVTPYQGKELSKAEADFNKRLLATQAIADRALARLKEVWKMIQGEMWRPDRHKLPRFILVCCILHNIVIDMEDDISDDLPSTFVHDQGYTQEFCESVDKAGLILRDRLSMYFSGR